The Sphingobium sp. JS3065 genome includes a region encoding these proteins:
- a CDS encoding glycosyltransferase: MKIVDVCAFYSPKGGGVRTYIDRKLAEGPKAGHEIVVIAPGPRSLIEERGQGARIVWLESPKFPLDGNYHYFADAKALHAALDCERPDVVEVSSPWRSASMVADWQGQAARSLVMHADPLAAYAYRWFEMLADRPTIDRGFDWFWRHLRRLDARFETVISASFSLSARLEAGGLRGVSTIPMGVEPGLFSPALRDLPLRRRLLDMCGLEASGTLLLGVGRHGPEKRWPMIVEAVMSVQFSAPVGLILVGDGRERARIVRQIGANPHIQLLAPITDREELARMMASADGLVHGCEAETFCMVAAEASASGLPLIVPSDGGASDQALAQRGWRYPSGSAAGAARAMLDFVQSRQLELVAPAPIVHSAPRTMADHFIELFAHYEAVRAPMRVAA; encoded by the coding sequence ATGAAGATCGTCGACGTCTGCGCTTTCTATTCTCCTAAGGGCGGCGGGGTTCGCACTTACATCGATCGCAAGCTCGCAGAAGGTCCGAAGGCAGGACACGAGATTGTGGTAATCGCGCCCGGTCCCCGTTCACTGATCGAAGAGAGGGGGCAGGGCGCGCGGATAGTGTGGTTGGAATCCCCCAAATTCCCATTGGACGGCAATTATCACTATTTCGCCGATGCCAAGGCCCTTCACGCTGCTCTGGATTGCGAACGGCCCGATGTGGTCGAAGTTTCCTCGCCCTGGCGCAGCGCTTCTATGGTCGCAGACTGGCAGGGACAGGCGGCGCGTTCGCTGGTGATGCATGCCGATCCATTGGCAGCCTACGCCTATCGGTGGTTCGAGATGCTGGCTGATCGGCCGACCATCGATCGTGGTTTTGACTGGTTCTGGCGTCATCTGCGGCGGCTCGACGCCCGCTTTGAAACCGTGATCAGCGCGAGTTTCAGCCTTTCTGCAAGGCTCGAAGCAGGTGGATTGCGTGGTGTTTCGACCATTCCCATGGGAGTCGAACCGGGCCTCTTCTCCCCTGCATTGCGCGATCTCCCTCTACGGCGTCGCTTGCTTGATATGTGCGGGCTCGAGGCAAGCGGGACCTTGTTGCTCGGTGTCGGTCGTCATGGCCCCGAAAAGAGATGGCCGATGATCGTCGAAGCTGTGATGTCGGTCCAGTTTAGTGCCCCGGTTGGGCTGATTCTGGTAGGCGATGGCCGGGAGCGAGCGAGAATTGTCCGGCAGATTGGCGCTAATCCCCATATCCAACTGTTGGCGCCAATCACCGATCGGGAGGAGCTTGCCAGAATGATGGCCAGTGCCGACGGGCTTGTTCACGGATGCGAAGCTGAAACCTTTTGTATGGTTGCGGCCGAAGCATCTGCGTCAGGGCTGCCACTGATTGTTCCAAGTGACGGGGGAGCTTCGGACCAGGCGCTGGCTCAGCGAGGCTGGCGATATCCGTCCGGCTCGGCAGCGGGGGCAGCGCGGGCGATGCTGGATTTTGTTCAATCAAGGCAGCTTGAGCTGGTAGCACCAGCCCCAATTGTCCATTCGGCGCCCCGCACGATGGCGGATCATTTCATCGAGTTGTTCGCGCACTATGAAGCTGTGCGTGCGCCGATGCGGGTTGCGGCTTGA
- a CDS encoding DUF2141 domain-containing protein has translation MRRALWLAVFMPVVAQAQLRSNPDLGMNEGRCRAGEVGPAFLVTAVGLKDRQGRMRLEVYPPDDDDFLEDDNVLLNESKTFRRAEVAVPSSGPVKMCIRIPGPGTYTLSLLHDRDSNRKFGLSVDGLGFPNNPKLRFSKPPASAARAVAGAGITPLTIRMNYRHGLLSFGPIGN, from the coding sequence ATGAGGCGTGCGTTGTGGCTCGCCGTTTTCATGCCAGTGGTAGCCCAGGCCCAACTGCGCTCAAACCCAGATCTGGGCATGAACGAGGGACGCTGCCGCGCCGGGGAAGTAGGACCGGCCTTTCTGGTAACAGCGGTTGGCCTCAAGGATCGCCAGGGTCGAATGCGGCTAGAGGTCTATCCTCCGGATGATGATGATTTCTTAGAAGACGACAATGTTCTTCTCAATGAAAGCAAAACATTTCGTCGCGCGGAGGTCGCAGTTCCGTCATCCGGGCCGGTGAAAATGTGCATCCGCATCCCTGGTCCGGGAACTTACACGCTCTCATTGCTGCATGATCGTGACAGCAACCGGAAATTCGGCCTGTCGGTCGATGGGCTCGGCTTTCCCAATAATCCAAAACTGCGCTTCTCGAAACCGCCCGCCAGCGCGGCGCGCGCGGTTGCAGGTGCGGGCATCACGCCGCTCACAATCCGTATGAACTATCGCCATGGCCTGCTGTCGTTCGGGCCGATCGGGAATTGA
- a CDS encoding DUF1289 domain-containing protein has protein sequence MKSPCIDLCAFDGSTGWCRGCGRSKPECRTWKKAQPQQQRKIAADLPRRLAKLAGRGLHK, from the coding sequence GTGAAGTCCCCGTGCATAGACTTGTGCGCGTTCGACGGTTCGACCGGCTGGTGCCGAGGGTGCGGCAGGTCCAAACCCGAATGCAGGACATGGAAGAAGGCGCAGCCGCAACAGCAACGCAAGATCGCTGCCGACCTACCGCGCCGGCTCGCGAAGCTGGCAGGACGCGGCCTGCATAAGTGA
- the cueR gene encoding Cu(I)-responsive transcriptional regulator has product MNIGAASDASAVSQRMIRHYEKIGLIPSPPRRDSGYRDYSQADVHRLRFIANARDLGFPIEEIRVLLDLWSDRDRASAEVKTLAESRAADLGRKADALNAMREALLELAKACHGNERPECPIITRLAS; this is encoded by the coding sequence GTGAACATCGGCGCGGCCTCCGACGCGAGCGCTGTGTCGCAGCGGATGATCCGCCATTATGAGAAGATCGGGCTTATCCCGTCGCCGCCGCGACGTGACAGCGGGTATCGTGACTATTCGCAAGCCGACGTGCATCGCCTGCGCTTCATCGCCAACGCCCGCGATCTCGGCTTTCCCATCGAGGAAATCCGCGTGCTGCTCGATCTCTGGTCTGATCGCGATCGCGCCAGCGCGGAAGTCAAGACACTGGCGGAATCGCGCGCCGCAGATCTCGGCCGGAAGGCGGACGCGCTCAATGCAATGCGCGAAGCATTGCTCGAACTGGCGAAGGCCTGCCACGGCAACGAGCGGCCCGAATGTCCGATAATCACGCGCCTGGCTTCCTGA
- the dmeF gene encoding CDF family Co(II)/Ni(II) efflux transporter DmeF, giving the protein MTTSRDIEAFTHDHVYLGASHDENARRTLWVVVLTAVMMIGEIFAGYVTGSMALLADGFHMATHAGALSVAAIAYAYAKRHASNGRFSFGTGKVGDLAGFASALVLGLIALGIGVESILRLFEPIKVAFGEATVIAVIGLGVNIVSAFLLSGSHHHNGHDDHAHDHDAHGGDNNLRSAYVHVLADALTSVLAITALLAGRYLGWVWMDPVMGIVGAAVIARWSWSLMRDTAAVLLDTTDNHVAEEIQDLVEGPGDARISDLHVWRVGPDAHAAIVGVVGGVGIDASVIRNRLVPVHELKHLTIECH; this is encoded by the coding sequence TTGACCACGTCCCGCGACATTGAAGCCTTTACGCACGACCATGTGTATCTTGGGGCCTCTCACGACGAGAACGCCCGCAGGACCTTGTGGGTTGTGGTGCTGACGGCTGTGATGATGATCGGCGAGATCTTCGCCGGCTATGTCACAGGCTCGATGGCGCTCCTTGCCGACGGTTTTCATATGGCGACCCATGCCGGGGCGCTGAGTGTCGCAGCGATTGCCTATGCCTATGCCAAGCGGCATGCATCCAATGGACGGTTCAGCTTCGGAACCGGGAAGGTCGGCGACTTGGCAGGCTTCGCTTCGGCGCTCGTGCTAGGCCTTATCGCCTTGGGAATCGGGGTCGAATCGATCCTGCGGCTGTTCGAACCCATCAAGGTCGCGTTTGGCGAAGCAACGGTGATTGCGGTCATTGGGCTCGGCGTGAACATCGTCAGCGCATTCCTGCTGTCGGGTAGTCACCATCATAACGGTCATGACGATCACGCCCATGACCATGATGCCCATGGCGGCGACAATAACCTCCGCTCAGCCTATGTGCACGTCCTCGCCGACGCTCTCACCTCGGTGTTGGCCATCACGGCTCTTCTGGCAGGTCGCTATCTGGGCTGGGTATGGATGGACCCAGTCATGGGCATCGTCGGGGCGGCGGTGATCGCTCGCTGGTCCTGGAGCTTGATGCGCGATACCGCCGCGGTCCTTCTCGATACGACCGACAATCATGTGGCCGAGGAAATACAGGATCTTGTCGAAGGCCCAGGAGATGCGCGCATTTCCGATCTCCATGTCTGGCGCGTCGGCCCTGACGCGCATGCCGCGATCGTCGGTGTCGTTGGTGGCGTGGGCATCGATGCGAGTGTTATCCGTAACCGGCTCGTCCCCGTCCACGAGTTGAAGCATCTGACAATCGAATGCCATTGA
- a CDS encoding heavy metal translocating P-type ATPase, whose protein sequence is MSEPKSTAHGGQNHACCAGHAKSALVPAGSEQALDPVCGMTVDPAATQHHADHDGKTWHFCSAGCRAKFVADPARYLARADRTAPDEPAGAIWTCPMHPEIRRPGPGACPICGMALEPEVATADAGPSPELVDMTRRFWIALALTVPVFLLEMGGHLFPALHHLVPERISGWIQFALATPVVIWAGWPFFQRGWASLQTRNLNMFTLIAMGTGVAWAYSVVATLAPGIFPAAFRMMDGTVAIYFEAAAVITVLVLLGQVLELRARERTSGAIKALLNLAPKTARRLLPDGSDEEVAIDLIAVGDRLRVRPGEKVPVDAIVEDGRSSIDESMVTGESMPVTKTVDAHVVAGTINQTGSLLIRADKVGRDTMLARIVQMVADAQRSRAPIQRMADKVAGWFVPAVLGVALLSFAIWAIWGPEPRLAHGLVAAVAVLIIACPCALGLATPMSIMVGIGRGAGLGVLIKNAEALERMEKVDTIVVDKTGTLTEGRPSVTSIVPMEGLSEHDLLRLAAGVERASEHPLALAIVVAAKDRDIEAPEVSDFDSPTGKGAVGTVDGKRIFLGGAAYFKENGIDVSAAAARADELRADGATAIFAAVDGRVAGILAIADPIKATTAEALAALRKEGVSVVMLTGDNRTTAEAVARKLGIEAVEAEVLPDQKSAVVLRLQREGHVVAMAGDGVNDAPALAAADVGIAMGSGTDVAIESAGITLLKGDLNGIVRARRLSEATMANIRQNLFFAFIYNAAGVPIAAGLLYPVFGILLSPVIAAAAMALSSVSVVTNALRLNRVTL, encoded by the coding sequence ATGTCCGAACCAAAATCCACGGCGCATGGCGGCCAAAATCATGCTTGCTGCGCTGGTCACGCGAAGAGCGCGCTCGTTCCCGCAGGTTCCGAGCAGGCCCTCGATCCCGTTTGCGGGATGACAGTCGATCCGGCGGCGACACAGCATCACGCCGATCATGACGGTAAGACCTGGCATTTCTGCAGTGCCGGCTGCCGCGCCAAGTTCGTTGCCGACCCGGCGCGCTATCTCGCCAGGGCCGATCGTACGGCGCCGGACGAACCAGCCGGCGCGATCTGGACCTGTCCGATGCATCCCGAAATCCGTCGGCCGGGGCCGGGAGCTTGTCCAATCTGCGGCATGGCGCTCGAACCTGAGGTCGCGACAGCCGACGCCGGCCCCAGTCCCGAACTTGTCGACATGACGCGGCGCTTCTGGATCGCTCTAGCCCTGACCGTGCCCGTGTTCCTGCTCGAAATGGGCGGGCATCTGTTCCCGGCGCTCCACCATCTCGTCCCCGAGAGGATATCGGGATGGATCCAGTTCGCGCTGGCCACCCCCGTCGTGATCTGGGCGGGCTGGCCATTCTTCCAGCGCGGCTGGGCATCGCTCCAGACACGAAACCTCAACATGTTCACGCTGATCGCGATGGGAACCGGTGTCGCTTGGGCCTATAGCGTGGTGGCCACGCTTGCCCCCGGGATATTCCCGGCGGCATTCCGCATGATGGATGGCACTGTCGCAATCTATTTCGAGGCCGCCGCGGTCATTACCGTCCTCGTGCTTCTCGGACAGGTTCTGGAATTGCGCGCCCGCGAGCGCACTTCAGGTGCGATCAAAGCCCTTCTCAATCTGGCACCCAAGACTGCCCGCCGGCTCCTGCCGGACGGTAGCGACGAGGAAGTCGCGATCGACTTGATCGCCGTTGGCGACAGGTTGCGGGTCCGCCCCGGCGAGAAGGTGCCTGTAGATGCGATTGTCGAGGATGGCCGCTCTTCGATCGATGAGTCTATGGTGACCGGCGAGTCGATGCCGGTGACGAAGACGGTCGATGCCCATGTGGTAGCGGGCACTATAAACCAAACGGGATCTCTCCTCATACGCGCGGACAAGGTTGGCCGCGATACGATGCTGGCGCGGATCGTCCAGATGGTGGCGGATGCACAGCGCTCGCGCGCGCCAATCCAGCGCATGGCCGACAAGGTTGCCGGGTGGTTCGTCCCTGCGGTGCTTGGCGTCGCGCTGCTCTCCTTTGCGATATGGGCAATATGGGGCCCTGAGCCGCGACTGGCGCACGGCCTCGTAGCCGCGGTCGCGGTGCTGATCATCGCCTGTCCCTGCGCGCTGGGCCTGGCGACGCCGATGTCGATCATGGTCGGGATCGGACGGGGTGCGGGCCTTGGCGTCCTGATCAAGAATGCCGAGGCGCTGGAGCGAATGGAGAAGGTCGATACGATCGTCGTCGACAAGACCGGCACGCTGACCGAAGGACGACCGTCGGTGACGAGCATCGTGCCGATGGAAGGCTTGTCGGAGCACGATCTTCTTCGCCTCGCGGCGGGCGTAGAGCGGGCGTCAGAGCATCCGCTGGCGCTCGCGATCGTCGTGGCCGCAAAGGATCGTGACATCGAAGCTCCCGAGGTCTCCGACTTTGACTCGCCTACCGGCAAGGGTGCGGTCGGGACCGTGGACGGCAAACGCATCTTTCTGGGCGGCGCGGCCTATTTCAAGGAGAATGGGATTGATGTGTCAGCCGCAGCTGCACGGGCCGATGAGCTGCGGGCGGACGGGGCGACGGCGATTTTCGCCGCCGTTGACGGCCGGGTCGCCGGGATTCTCGCCATTGCCGACCCGATCAAGGCAACGACAGCGGAGGCGCTGGCCGCCTTGCGAAAAGAGGGCGTGAGCGTCGTCATGCTGACGGGCGACAACCGGACGACCGCCGAGGCGGTGGCCCGGAAACTTGGCATTGAAGCGGTTGAAGCCGAGGTGCTGCCCGATCAGAAGAGCGCTGTCGTCCTGCGGCTACAACGCGAAGGCCATGTCGTCGCGATGGCAGGCGATGGGGTGAACGATGCGCCTGCCCTCGCGGCAGCGGACGTCGGCATCGCCATGGGTTCGGGCACCGATGTCGCCATCGAAAGCGCTGGAATCACGCTGCTCAAGGGCGATCTCAATGGCATCGTGCGAGCGCGGCGGCTGAGCGAGGCGACGATGGCCAACATCCGCCAGAACCTGTTCTTCGCCTTCATCTACAATGCCGCTGGCGTCCCCATCGCCGCTGGGTTGCTCTACCCGGTGTTCGGCATCCTGCTGTCGCCTGTCATCGCTGCCGCGGCAATGGCCCTGTCATCCGTCAGCGTCGTCACCAACGCGCTGCGCCTCAATCGGGTGACGCTGTGA
- a CDS encoding polysaccharide deacetylase family protein gives MPNSKRLLLASIHDVGPRFEHEVDRLADRMAGLLGGPRFAMLVVPDHWDEAPLSKAKGYQRKLRAWSDAGVEMFLHGWRHRDDSVHVHGVARFRARHMTAGEGEFLGLEREEALRRMRAGRAIVENAIGRPVAGFIAPAWLYGEGARAALLDEDFALTEDHMRVWCPSDGRVLARGPVITWASRSTSRIASSLAFASLARAALDIMPTVRIAVHPGDTKVPSLLNSIDKTVTRFVRDRTVGRYGDLLD, from the coding sequence ATGCCAAATTCTAAACGCCTCCTACTCGCTTCGATCCATGATGTCGGCCCCAGGTTCGAGCATGAGGTCGACAGGTTGGCTGATCGCATGGCGGGGCTTCTGGGTGGTCCCCGCTTTGCGATGCTGGTGGTCCCGGATCATTGGGATGAAGCCCCGCTCAGCAAAGCCAAGGGCTATCAACGCAAGCTGCGTGCCTGGTCAGATGCTGGCGTGGAAATGTTCCTGCACGGCTGGCGCCATCGCGACGACAGCGTTCACGTTCATGGCGTTGCCCGTTTTCGTGCCAGACACATGACAGCAGGTGAGGGCGAGTTCCTGGGGCTTGAGCGCGAAGAAGCCCTGCGGCGCATGCGGGCCGGACGTGCAATCGTCGAGAACGCCATCGGGCGACCCGTTGCCGGGTTCATTGCGCCAGCCTGGCTCTATGGCGAGGGTGCCCGTGCAGCCCTCCTGGACGAAGATTTCGCGCTCACCGAGGACCATATGCGGGTGTGGTGTCCGTCTGATGGGCGCGTCCTCGCACGCGGGCCGGTTATAACATGGGCGAGCCGCAGCACGTCTCGCATCGCGAGCTCTCTTGCCTTTGCAAGCTTGGCGCGCGCAGCGCTGGATATCATGCCCACGGTGCGAATCGCCGTCCATCCCGGCGACACCAAGGTGCCGAGCCTGCTGAATAGCATCGATAAGACTGTCACCCGCTTCGTGCGGGATCGGACGGTCGGACGCTATGGAGATCTACTGGATTGA
- a CDS encoding glycosyltransferase: protein MQQPFRVMIFLHSFEPGGVERVALRLTQAWTERGIDTQLVLGRSDGAMRSEWPALSYSSLAIRGIATGRFETLWMILRLPGEIRRQRPDILFCAGNTYTVVAVAMKLLLGSTCPPIVAKVSNDLARRDLVGPVRWGYRLWLRIQGRLIDQFVGMASPMFTEIADAMALLRSQVAIINDPAISAADIPRAERVRSLRDGDDRGTRYIAVGRLVAQKNFALLIGAFAAMAGPQDCLTILGDGPERTSLTRLIAEVGMTGQVYMPGHIGPVIERLKASDVFVLSSDYEGVPAVIIEALAAGLVIVATDCSVSMASLLEHGALGELVPRRSLWCLEQAMRAAAVRTPDPGRARRQASRFTVECAADAYAALFARQITKARNVPNPEKNSHGADAML, encoded by the coding sequence ATGCAACAGCCTTTCCGCGTCATGATCTTTCTTCACAGTTTTGAGCCCGGCGGGGTTGAGAGAGTTGCATTACGCCTTACCCAGGCCTGGACGGAACGCGGTATCGACACCCAACTCGTGCTCGGCAGGAGCGATGGAGCCATGCGATCGGAGTGGCCCGCGCTTTCCTACTCGTCGCTGGCGATTCGCGGCATCGCGACCGGGCGCTTCGAGACGCTCTGGATGATCCTGCGCCTGCCAGGCGAAATTCGTCGCCAGCGCCCGGATATCTTGTTCTGCGCTGGCAACACCTACACGGTAGTAGCCGTCGCCATGAAACTGCTGCTGGGCAGCACCTGTCCGCCGATTGTGGCCAAGGTCAGCAATGATCTGGCGCGGCGGGATCTGGTCGGTCCTGTACGATGGGGATATCGGCTCTGGCTAAGGATCCAGGGGCGCTTAATCGACCAGTTTGTCGGGATGGCATCGCCTATGTTCACAGAGATTGCGGACGCGATGGCGCTTCTCCGATCGCAAGTGGCGATCATCAACGATCCGGCAATCAGCGCGGCAGATATTCCGCGAGCAGAGCGGGTGCGATCACTGCGAGACGGTGACGACCGAGGCACACGCTACATCGCGGTCGGACGGCTGGTAGCGCAGAAAAACTTCGCACTCTTGATCGGCGCGTTCGCCGCTATGGCCGGTCCGCAGGATTGCCTGACGATCCTGGGGGATGGCCCGGAGCGCACGTCGTTGACGCGCCTGATTGCGGAGGTGGGCATGACCGGGCAGGTGTATATGCCGGGTCACATAGGTCCGGTCATCGAACGGCTCAAGGCAAGCGATGTCTTTGTCCTGTCGTCCGACTATGAAGGCGTGCCGGCCGTGATCATCGAGGCACTCGCTGCAGGCCTGGTCATTGTCGCGACCGATTGCAGCGTCAGTATGGCCAGTCTTCTTGAACACGGCGCATTGGGGGAATTGGTGCCGAGGCGGAGTCTCTGGTGCCTTGAACAGGCGATGCGTGCGGCAGCCGTGCGCACGCCTGACCCCGGTCGCGCCAGACGACAGGCCAGTCGCTTCACCGTCGAATGCGCAGCAGACGCCTATGCCGCCCTTTTCGCGCGCCAGATCACCAAAGCGCGCAATGTTCCAAACCCCGAGAAAAATTCTCACGGTGCCGATGCGATGTTGTGA
- a CDS encoding metal/formaldehyde-sensitive transcriptional repressor, producing MGHLTEGNDELLKRVRRIAGQVTAIEKALAAGTDCTTTLHLVAATRGAINGLMDVIIEEHVRAHVAHPDLPAEERAAGAEELIAVIRRYAK from the coding sequence ATGGGACATTTGACCGAAGGCAATGATGAACTCCTGAAGCGGGTGCGCCGAATCGCCGGTCAGGTCACGGCGATTGAGAAAGCGCTCGCGGCAGGGACGGACTGCACGACGACGCTGCATCTGGTCGCGGCGACACGCGGTGCCATCAATGGCCTCATGGACGTGATTATCGAGGAGCATGTCCGCGCGCATGTGGCGCATCCCGATCTTCCGGCCGAGGAGCGCGCCGCAGGGGCGGAAGAACTGATCGCGGTCATACGCCGCTACGCAAAATGA
- the copD gene encoding copper homeostasis membrane protein CopD — MLDWLLIATRLVLYLDLGLLFGAPLFGLYALRGDEQIHMVRFRPLIGSLAAAGIIATPLGFGLMSAAMSGTDLWSIDRNILTMLLTETAVGWAFGVREVSLVLILASAMLVRRPSTGSLAVVSALAAIAVGTLAWSGHGAGTEGTSGLFHLTGDIAHLLAASAWLGALMMLILLTLPARVTDVSRIEVAHRALNGFAGVGSVIVGLIVITGLTNGLYLVGIDKIANLATDLWGQLLLAKIALFVAMLVMAAANRFRLTPRLDEAIAHGSPGRALSSLRRSIALEAAMAITILALVAWLGTLEPLAAG, encoded by the coding sequence ATGCTGGACTGGCTTCTGATTGCCACGCGGCTTGTGCTCTACCTCGATCTCGGCCTGTTGTTCGGTGCGCCCTTGTTCGGCCTCTATGCGCTGCGTGGCGATGAGCAAATCCATATGGTCCGGTTCAGGCCGTTGATCGGCAGTTTGGCGGCAGCCGGGATCATCGCGACCCCGCTGGGTTTCGGTCTGATGTCTGCCGCCATGAGCGGAACCGATCTCTGGAGCATCGACAGGAATATCTTGACGATGCTCCTGACCGAAACTGCGGTCGGCTGGGCCTTTGGAGTCCGCGAGGTCTCTCTCGTCCTGATCCTGGCGTCGGCAATGTTGGTGCGACGTCCTTCAACTGGCTCCCTGGCGGTCGTTTCGGCTCTGGCGGCGATCGCGGTCGGGACGCTTGCCTGGTCGGGTCATGGCGCCGGGACCGAAGGAACCAGCGGCCTGTTCCACCTCACCGGCGATATCGCGCACCTCCTTGCCGCGTCGGCCTGGCTTGGCGCGCTCATGATGCTCATCTTGTTGACGCTTCCTGCGCGGGTGACCGACGTCTCGCGGATCGAGGTCGCGCACCGCGCATTGAACGGGTTTGCAGGGGTCGGATCGGTCATTGTCGGACTGATCGTCATCACCGGACTTACGAATGGCCTTTACCTGGTCGGCATCGACAAGATCGCGAACCTTGCGACGGACCTTTGGGGCCAGCTGCTGCTGGCGAAGATCGCGCTGTTCGTCGCCATGCTGGTCATGGCGGCGGCCAACCGCTTCCGGCTTACGCCTCGCCTTGACGAGGCGATCGCGCACGGAAGTCCTGGCCGGGCGCTTTCAAGCCTGCGGCGGAGCATAGCGCTGGAAGCCGCGATGGCGATCACGATTCTTGCGTTGGTCGCGTGGCTCGGGACGCTGGAGCCCCTCGCCGCTGGATAG